Proteins from a single region of Chitinibacter bivalviorum:
- a CDS encoding GGDEF domain-containing protein, producing the protein MLDELYQRLDAEPDAVLFEVKQQLQRETDPARKNELTLLELKILDRQGQFRQTLPRYAALLQHIQNQPVLEMATLEEYGNVALVLSPQQELLQIWSRLFIRATSLQNYEYAINGLNGIGKSFWRTDDYEGAKKYHLQALELALLVKEGRGKAQSYLCLAKDCIALAQFDEALAVLGAGHNTILKYGDPQWHAEAMLYRGMCLLKIQAPSEALHELIAAERLAEQIHFHWALAQIQYAIAEAHDQMQASDAFTQAVNKALDTAIVVHDVPLCERIHLLAYRYHKRQLQLAAAFEHLSAANRYTEEIVADQYNPKLDAPKRLLRRINEKMGLAWLNAMNMALANTLDAQDEEMRRLSGIAYQDALSGMQNRRALELKLADLPAQKNIALFIVDIDHFKSINDNYGHTTGDAVIATLGKILSACCRKADEFIARYGGEEFVGIIIDIDLPTAIRIVNRIHAAIAHYTWAEILNNRPVTASMGLAYSNQHTGQQLLQLADAALYQAKDHGRNCIWLSQAPNWQPEPLHAAK; encoded by the coding sequence ATGCTGGATGAACTCTACCAGCGCCTCGATGCCGAGCCCGATGCTGTTTTGTTTGAAGTGAAACAGCAATTGCAGCGCGAAACCGATCCCGCTCGCAAAAATGAGCTGACGCTGCTGGAGCTAAAAATCCTCGATCGTCAGGGGCAATTTCGGCAAACCCTACCGCGTTATGCCGCGCTTTTGCAGCACATCCAAAATCAGCCTGTGCTGGAAATGGCCACGCTAGAAGAATACGGCAATGTCGCGCTAGTGCTATCGCCCCAACAGGAATTACTGCAAATTTGGTCACGCCTATTTATCCGCGCGACCAGCCTGCAAAACTATGAATACGCCATCAATGGCCTTAATGGCATTGGCAAATCATTTTGGCGCACTGATGATTATGAAGGGGCGAAAAAATACCATCTGCAGGCGCTGGAATTGGCTTTGCTCGTGAAAGAAGGTCGTGGCAAAGCGCAAAGTTATTTGTGCCTAGCCAAAGACTGCATCGCTTTGGCGCAATTTGATGAAGCTTTAGCCGTGCTCGGTGCGGGGCACAACACGATTTTGAAATACGGCGACCCACAATGGCATGCCGAAGCCATGCTGTATCGCGGCATGTGCTTATTGAAAATCCAAGCCCCCAGCGAAGCCTTGCATGAATTAATCGCTGCCGAGCGCTTGGCCGAGCAGATCCATTTTCATTGGGCATTAGCGCAAATTCAGTACGCCATCGCCGAGGCGCATGATCAGATGCAGGCGAGTGACGCATTTACACAAGCAGTGAATAAGGCGCTCGATACCGCGATTGTGGTGCACGATGTACCATTATGTGAACGCATCCACCTGCTCGCTTATCGCTACCACAAACGCCAGCTACAACTCGCAGCCGCGTTTGAGCATCTCAGCGCCGCCAATCGTTACACCGAAGAAATCGTCGCCGATCAATACAATCCCAAGCTCGACGCGCCCAAACGGCTACTGCGCCGAATCAATGAAAAAATGGGGCTGGCGTGGCTCAATGCGATGAATATGGCGCTGGCCAATACGCTGGATGCGCAAGACGAAGAAATGCGCCGCCTAAGCGGTATTGCGTATCAAGATGCACTCAGCGGTATGCAAAACCGCCGCGCGCTGGAGCTCAAACTCGCCGACTTGCCCGCGCAAAAAAACATCGCGCTATTCATTGTCGATATTGACCATTTCAAATCGATTAACGACAACTATGGCCACACCACCGGCGACGCGGTAATCGCGACCTTGGGCAAAATCTTGTCGGCCTGTTGCCGCAAAGCCGATGAATTTATCGCGCGCTACGGCGGCGAGGAATTCGTTGGCATTATCATCGACATCGATTTACCCACTGCCATTCGCATCGTCAACCGCATTCACGCCGCGATTGCGCATTACACTTGGGCGGAAATCCTCAACAATCGCCCCGTCACCGCCAGCATGGGGCTGGCTTATTCCAATCAGCACACCGGCCAGCAATTACTACAATTAGCCGACGCCGCGCTGTATCAGGCCAAAGACCATGGCCGCAATTGCATCTGGCTTAGCCAAGCACCCAATTGGCAGCCTGAGCCTTTGCATGCGGCAAAATAA
- a CDS encoding glycerophosphodiester phosphodiesterase — translation MLKPILISIAVASTLTACGGGSIPSSTTLVQTAAKPFLTLNGQQPLVVAHRGASGYIPEETYEAYVRAIELGADAIEPDLISTKDGVLIARHDPNLAYSTDVDKHPEFANRKRTQVVDGESQTGWFASDFTLAEIKTLGGISTDAERPQQFNGQYKIVTFQEIIDLAKAKSTSTRVIAVYPETKNPTYHRAIGLPLEDKLIDMIKAAGWNSKTAPIYVQSFEPSSLKYLKSKGLNTKLIQLIDADDVDMKTGKLTFAAPYDKPYDWAVAGDKRLFSDMVTPAGLAEIKTYADGIGPWKPYIMSVKGTFGADGKQLDVNGDGKINYADATSLPPTTLIADAHKAGLMVHAYTFRNESRRIPADFKNDPKAEYKAFYRLGLDGVFSDFADTAIAARTEYVQELQAK, via the coding sequence ATGTTAAAGCCCATTCTGATTTCAATTGCTGTTGCGTCTACATTAACCGCATGTGGTGGCGGCAGTATACCAAGCTCCACCACACTAGTTCAAACCGCGGCTAAACCCTTTCTGACCTTAAATGGCCAGCAGCCTTTGGTGGTCGCGCATCGCGGCGCTTCGGGTTATATCCCTGAGGAAACGTATGAAGCGTATGTACGGGCAATTGAATTGGGCGCTGATGCGATTGAGCCGGATTTAATTTCCACCAAAGACGGTGTTTTAATTGCGCGCCATGACCCGAATCTGGCGTATAGCACGGATGTGGATAAGCATCCTGAATTCGCTAATCGCAAAAGAACGCAAGTGGTCGATGGTGAATCACAAACTGGCTGGTTTGCCAGCGATTTTACATTGGCCGAAATTAAAACCTTGGGCGGTATTTCTACGGATGCCGAGCGTCCGCAGCAATTTAATGGCCAATATAAAATTGTTACATTCCAAGAAATTATTGATTTGGCCAAGGCCAAATCAACGTCAACGCGCGTGATTGCGGTGTATCCGGAAACTAAAAACCCAACGTATCACCGCGCAATTGGCTTGCCTTTGGAAGATAAACTGATCGACATGATTAAAGCCGCTGGCTGGAATAGCAAAACCGCGCCGATTTACGTGCAAAGTTTTGAGCCCAGCAGCTTGAAATACCTGAAAAGCAAAGGGCTCAATACCAAGTTAATTCAGCTGATCGATGCTGATGATGTCGACATGAAAACGGGCAAACTGACTTTTGCTGCACCGTATGACAAGCCTTACGATTGGGCCGTCGCCGGGGATAAACGCCTGTTCAGCGATATGGTTACACCAGCGGGCTTGGCTGAAATCAAAACCTACGCCGATGGCATTGGCCCGTGGAAACCGTACATTATGTCGGTGAAGGGTACGTTTGGCGCCGATGGTAAGCAGCTTGATGTGAATGGCGATGGCAAAATCAATTATGCCGACGCGACGAGCCTGCCACCAACGACGCTGATTGCCGATGCGCACAAAGCCGGTTTGATGGTGCATGCCTACACTTTCCGCAACGAATCACGCCGCATTCCGGCTGATTTCAAAAATGATCCGAAAGCTGAATACAAAGCCTTCTATCGTTTAGGCTTGGACGGTGTGTTCTCTGACTTTGCCGACACGGCAATTGCCGCGCGCACCGAATACGTGCAAGAGCTGCAAGCGAAGTGA
- the phnF gene encoding phosphonate metabolism transcriptional regulator PhnF produces the protein MSAKNPAKWQQIAATLAVEINQKSLTGQLPIEPLLAERFTVNRHTVRRALQELEAQGLVRIEQGRGTFVQEDLIAYRMGRKERFSHSLAAQSLSGQSKILQHEIIVANDDICNMLEIPAGSEVLKIDALDYVEEQIVGVCTEYLPLPRFAGFTERLIQNGVMSEALRAVGIQNISRKLSRITARMPRPEVAVQLAQPKSQPVLYVESVYQDEKGEVIEYGITRFAANAVQLLIEPEN, from the coding sequence ATGTCCGCCAAAAACCCCGCCAAATGGCAGCAAATCGCCGCTACGCTTGCCGTAGAGATCAATCAGAAAAGCCTGACTGGCCAATTGCCGATTGAGCCGCTGCTGGCCGAGCGCTTTACCGTTAATCGCCATACGGTACGCCGCGCGCTGCAAGAGCTTGAAGCGCAAGGGCTGGTGCGGATCGAGCAAGGACGCGGCACGTTTGTGCAAGAAGACTTAATCGCGTATCGCATGGGTCGCAAAGAACGCTTTTCGCACAGTCTGGCGGCGCAAAGCCTTAGCGGGCAGAGCAAAATATTGCAGCACGAAATCATCGTGGCGAATGACGACATTTGCAACATGCTCGAAATTCCTGCCGGGAGTGAAGTGCTAAAAATCGACGCGCTCGATTACGTCGAGGAGCAAATCGTTGGCGTTTGCACCGAATACTTGCCACTGCCGCGCTTTGCCGGATTTACCGAACGCCTCATCCAAAATGGCGTGATGAGCGAAGCGCTGCGCGCCGTAGGGATACAAAATATCTCGCGCAAACTATCCCGCATCACCGCCCGTATGCCCCGCCCCGAAGTGGCGGTTCAGCTTGCCCAACCCAAAAGCCAGCCCGTGCTGTATGTCGAGAGCGTGTATCAGGATGAAAAAGGTGAAGTGATCGAATATGGCATCACGCGCTTTGCCGCCAACGCGGTGCAGCTATTGATTGAGCCAGAAAACTAA
- the phnX gene encoding phosphonoacetaldehyde hydrolase, with protein sequence MNSSYPYHFTRRYVGKLEAVIFDWAGTVLDFGSFAPTQVLVEAFAQIGIHLTLDEARGPMGLAKWDHIKAVGQMPSVAARWQAQFGAAMNDADVDRIYALFMPMQIEHVGRFSLPIRGAIETITQLRQRGLKIGSCTGYPRAVMNTLQPIAADYGFVPDHIVAADDLKAGARPGPWMALANVIELGIGHVAACVKVDDTIPGISEGLNAGMWTVGLAISGNEVGLTQDEWDALDIEQQEQKRDQASRKLAQAGAHYVIDSIADLLPVLNEIELRMAAGEQP encoded by the coding sequence ATGAACTCTTCTTATCCATATCATTTCACGCGTCGTTACGTTGGCAAACTCGAAGCCGTTATTTTTGATTGGGCAGGTACGGTGCTCGACTTTGGTTCGTTTGCCCCGACACAAGTGTTGGTCGAGGCATTTGCCCAGATCGGTATTCACTTAACGCTCGATGAAGCGCGCGGGCCGATGGGCTTAGCCAAGTGGGATCACATCAAAGCCGTTGGCCAAATGCCCAGCGTAGCGGCGCGCTGGCAAGCCCAGTTTGGCGCGGCGATGAATGACGCCGATGTGGATCGGATCTACGCGCTGTTTATGCCAATGCAAATCGAGCACGTTGGGCGCTTTTCGCTGCCGATACGCGGCGCAATCGAGACGATTACCCAACTTCGCCAGCGTGGGCTGAAAATCGGTAGCTGCACCGGCTATCCTCGCGCGGTGATGAATACACTACAGCCGATTGCGGCCGATTACGGTTTTGTACCCGATCATATTGTGGCGGCTGATGATTTGAAAGCGGGGGCTCGCCCGGGGCCGTGGATGGCCTTGGCCAATGTCATCGAGCTGGGTATTGGCCACGTCGCCGCATGCGTCAAGGTCGACGACACGATACCCGGCATTAGCGAGGGTCTGAACGCCGGCATGTGGACGGTGGGTTTGGCGATCAGCGGCAATGAAGTAGGCCTGACGCAAGACGAATGGGACGCGCTCGATATTGAGCAGCAAGAGCAAAAGCGCGATCAAGCCAGCCGCAAATTAGCACAAGCGGGCGCGCATTATGTCATCGACTCGATTGCTGATTTGCTGCCGGTGCTCAATGAGATCGAGCTGCGCATGGCGGCAGGTGAGCAACCATGA
- a CDS encoding 2-aminoethylphosphonate--pyruvate transaminase, with the protein MLLPHVLLTPGPLTTSLATRTAMLKDWGSWDGDFNALTASVCADLLAIANGQATHCCIPLQGSGTFAVEAAIGTLVPKQGKLLVLANGAYGERMANIAKVMGRELSVLCWADGVPVDVAAVAAALQADAAITHVGVIHCETATGLLNPLAQIAAVVAAAGRELIVDAMSSFGALDIDLATMPICAVIAASGKCLEGVPGMGFVIAKKSAIENASGNSASLALDLADQYAYLQRTGQWRFTPPTHVVAALRAAIDQYQLEGGRAVRLARYQANANALIDALSRAGLQLFLAPELQAPIILTFHAPAHADYRFITFYNAMRERGFVLYPGKLTAVETFRVGCIGAIDAATLQQAAHAIVDVLIELGWL; encoded by the coding sequence ATGTTGCTCCCTCATGTGCTGTTAACCCCCGGCCCACTGACGACTAGCTTGGCAACGCGCACCGCGATGCTCAAAGACTGGGGCTCGTGGGATGGCGATTTTAATGCGCTCACTGCGTCGGTGTGCGCTGATTTGCTGGCGATTGCCAACGGGCAAGCCACGCATTGCTGCATTCCCTTGCAAGGCTCGGGCACGTTCGCCGTTGAAGCCGCCATCGGCACTTTAGTACCCAAGCAAGGCAAATTGCTGGTGCTGGCCAATGGCGCTTATGGCGAGCGGATGGCCAACATCGCAAAGGTGATGGGGCGCGAACTGAGCGTTTTATGCTGGGCCGATGGCGTGCCGGTGGATGTGGCCGCTGTGGCCGCCGCTTTGCAGGCCGACGCTGCAATTACCCATGTTGGCGTGATTCATTGCGAAACGGCGACGGGCTTACTCAATCCGCTGGCGCAAATCGCCGCCGTCGTCGCGGCCGCAGGGCGCGAGTTGATCGTGGATGCAATGTCGTCGTTTGGCGCGCTAGACATCGATCTAGCCACAATGCCGATTTGCGCCGTGATTGCGGCATCGGGTAAATGTCTGGAAGGCGTACCCGGCATGGGTTTTGTGATTGCCAAAAAATCTGCGATTGAAAATGCGTCTGGCAATAGCGCCTCGCTGGCGTTGGATCTGGCCGATCAATATGCCTATCTGCAGCGCACCGGCCAGTGGCGCTTTACGCCGCCCACCCATGTCGTCGCCGCGCTGCGCGCCGCGATCGATCAGTATCAACTTGAAGGCGGTCGCGCAGTACGACTGGCACGCTATCAAGCCAATGCTAATGCCTTGATCGATGCGTTAAGCCGCGCTGGCTTGCAGCTGTTTTTAGCGCCTGAATTACAAGCGCCGATTATCTTGACTTTCCATGCCCCTGCGCACGCCGATTACCGCTTTATCACCTTTTACAACGCGATGCGCGAACGCGGGTTTGTGCTGTATCCGGGCAAATTAACCGCAGTTGAGACATTCCGTGTTGGCTGCATCGGCGCGATTGACGCCGCCACGCTGCAACAGGCTGCGCACGCCATTGTTGATGTATTGATCGAACTTGGCTGGCTTTAA
- a CDS encoding phosphocholine-specific phospholipase C yields MGIDRRQFMKYATASGALAALPLSVQRAIAASVGSGSLASVAHVVILSQENRAFDHYLGSLNGVRGYNDPHPLRLPDGSSVFAQKNASNQAIWPFRLNSKTTNGQCMVDVTHDWTSGRNAFNGGQMDKWIPNKGNYAMGYYTREDIPFHYALSDAFTTCDHFFCSSNTSTNPNRLFLMSGSNGQGLWASGAQMDNSEAIPFTWTTYAERLQTAGISWKMYQEQDNYDDNALAWFSKFKSAATTSPLYQNGMVKRTRDAFAKDVAADSLPAVSWIIAPAALSEHPAHEPNAGANYAKIFLDALASNPAVWAKTVFIYTYDENGGIFDHVVPPTAPVGTVNEWKSGYPLGLGHRMPTWLISPWSIGGYVYSQACDLTSVIRFLEKFTGVQEPNISAWRRSVCGDLMDGFDFTASGYGYPTTIPDTTTLASDAAFACANLPAAVPNGEASAPAVESGGSRPLRPVAVQPSVDAVVDPATKKITLQLANMGAQAAAFNIHGYNTLTFSPIFVTVPANGTQSQVIDATAASNGRFDLAIHGPNSFYRRFAGSILANAWQNGAYPQVSVTPNLAGGSISITIQNRAAVALSINIDDYLRGQRTPVSIAANASATFTLATVNNWYDVMLLIVGDTGNTFVYEYCGHIEGGISQTFPGRIPMPGTTPVPTASPAPTATPVPVAGFTTALLTGLTHYYRTDSTVVDEVGAANLNTVGAVGYVAAGKFASALQLDATQGIAAFMPFEMSSAPFTLGFWVKMPSNMGANMTSIVANKDWATGKNAGISIGHSGDGRFKFNIGDGTNRADGYLAMVTGAWVYVAIAVDPAAKTMRCYASNASGTVAESVLSFSNVTGNIVPSYKRWALNEDARGDYYKRYPKEKFVLAFDDIAVWNRALPAAEIRAIAAASQPLQTLRISPTATPAAAPAAMAVNQCATAWQSATTYAAGSIVSDAGRNYQAKWISQGERPSSNSGSALPWQDLGACQ; encoded by the coding sequence ATGGGTATCGATCGTCGTCAGTTTATGAAATACGCTACGGCCAGCGGGGCTTTGGCGGCTTTGCCGTTGAGCGTGCAACGCGCGATTGCCGCCAGCGTCGGCAGTGGCAGCTTGGCATCGGTGGCGCATGTGGTGATTTTGAGTCAGGAAAACCGCGCCTTTGATCACTATCTGGGCTCGCTCAATGGCGTGCGCGGCTATAACGACCCGCATCCTTTGCGTTTGCCTGATGGCAGCTCGGTGTTTGCGCAAAAAAACGCCAGCAATCAAGCGATCTGGCCGTTTCGCCTGAATAGCAAAACGACCAATGGCCAGTGTATGGTCGATGTGACGCATGACTGGACGAGTGGCCGCAATGCTTTTAACGGCGGGCAGATGGACAAATGGATCCCGAATAAGGGCAATTACGCGATGGGTTATTACACGCGTGAAGACATTCCATTCCATTACGCGCTGTCGGATGCATTTACCACCTGCGATCATTTTTTCTGTTCAAGTAATACCAGCACCAATCCCAACCGTTTATTCCTGATGTCGGGTAGCAATGGGCAAGGGCTGTGGGCGAGTGGCGCACAAATGGATAATAGCGAAGCGATCCCATTTACCTGGACAACCTACGCTGAACGTCTGCAAACGGCGGGCATCAGCTGGAAAATGTATCAGGAGCAGGATAACTACGACGACAATGCCTTGGCGTGGTTTAGCAAATTTAAATCCGCCGCTACCACCTCGCCGCTATATCAAAATGGCATGGTCAAGCGCACGCGCGATGCGTTTGCTAAAGATGTCGCCGCCGATAGTTTGCCTGCAGTGAGCTGGATTATCGCGCCCGCTGCGCTATCGGAGCACCCCGCGCACGAGCCCAATGCTGGTGCGAATTACGCCAAGATTTTCCTCGATGCGTTGGCGAGCAATCCGGCGGTGTGGGCCAAGACGGTGTTTATTTATACCTACGACGAAAACGGCGGTATTTTCGATCATGTCGTACCGCCAACAGCGCCCGTCGGGACGGTCAATGAATGGAAAAGTGGCTATCCGCTGGGCTTGGGGCATCGGATGCCTACATGGCTGATTTCGCCGTGGAGCATTGGCGGTTATGTGTATAGCCAAGCGTGTGATTTAACGTCGGTGATTCGTTTCCTGGAAAAATTTACTGGCGTACAAGAGCCCAATATCAGTGCGTGGCGCCGTAGCGTGTGCGGCGACTTGATGGATGGTTTTGACTTCACCGCCAGCGGCTATGGCTACCCAACGACGATTCCCGACACGACAACGTTGGCGAGCGATGCGGCGTTTGCCTGCGCTAATTTGCCTGCCGCCGTTCCCAATGGCGAGGCAAGTGCGCCGGCGGTTGAATCAGGCGGTTCACGCCCATTGCGCCCCGTGGCCGTGCAGCCTAGCGTTGATGCTGTGGTTGACCCGGCGACCAAGAAAATTACTTTGCAATTGGCCAATATGGGCGCTCAAGCTGCGGCGTTTAATATTCATGGCTACAACACGCTGACTTTTAGCCCGATTTTTGTCACCGTACCCGCCAATGGCACGCAATCGCAAGTGATCGATGCCACCGCCGCGAGCAATGGGCGCTTTGATCTGGCGATCCATGGGCCGAATAGTTTTTATCGTCGCTTTGCGGGCAGCATTTTGGCGAATGCGTGGCAAAACGGCGCCTATCCTCAAGTGAGCGTGACGCCAAATTTGGCGGGTGGATCAATCAGCATCACGATCCAGAATCGTGCCGCCGTCGCGCTATCGATCAACATCGACGACTACCTGCGCGGCCAGCGCACACCGGTTTCCATCGCCGCCAATGCCAGCGCGACATTCACGCTGGCTACGGTCAATAACTGGTACGACGTGATGCTGTTGATTGTTGGCGATACTGGCAATACTTTTGTGTATGAATATTGCGGCCATATCGAAGGTGGCATTAGTCAGACTTTCCCCGGTCGCATCCCGATGCCGGGCACGACACCCGTCCCAACGGCTTCGCCAGCGCCTACTGCAACTCCTGTGCCAGTAGCGGGCTTTACCACGGCCTTGCTAACTGGCTTGACGCATTACTACCGTACCGATTCGACCGTCGTCGATGAAGTGGGCGCCGCTAACCTGAATACGGTAGGTGCGGTGGGGTATGTGGCCGCAGGCAAATTTGCATCAGCTTTACAGCTCGATGCCACGCAGGGTATAGCTGCCTTTATGCCGTTCGAGATGAGCAGTGCGCCATTTACCTTGGGTTTCTGGGTCAAAATGCCAAGCAATATGGGCGCCAATATGACCAGCATCGTCGCCAATAAAGACTGGGCAACGGGTAAAAACGCCGGGATTTCCATCGGGCATTCGGGTGATGGCCGCTTTAAATTTAATATTGGCGATGGCACCAATCGCGCCGATGGCTATTTGGCGATGGTGACGGGCGCGTGGGTGTATGTGGCGATTGCCGTTGATCCGGCAGCCAAAACCATGCGCTGCTACGCCAGCAATGCCAGCGGTACTGTGGCCGAGTCTGTGCTGTCATTTAGCAATGTCACCGGCAATATTGTGCCAAGTTACAAACGCTGGGCGCTGAACGAAGACGCGCGTGGCGACTATTACAAACGTTATCCGAAAGAAAAATTCGTGCTGGCGTTTGACGATATTGCCGTATGGAATCGCGCCCTGCCTGCCGCCGAAATTCGCGCCATTGCAGCGGCGAGTCAGCCATTACAAACCTTGCGCATTAGCCCGACCGCCACGCCTGCTGCTGCGCCGGCAGCAATGGCGGTGAATCAATGTGCCACGGCATGGCAGTCTGCCACGACGTATGCCGCAGGAAGCATCGTCAGCGATGCGGGGCGCAATTATCAAGCCAAATGGATCAGCCAAGGCGAGCGACCCAGCAGCAATTCAGGCTCGGCCTTGCCTTGGCAGGATTTGGGGGCTTGCCAGTAA
- a CDS encoding FAD-dependent oxidoreductase produces the protein MNSAVDAEQSEFRPWWFAEALKGEAASHRPPLTGNVDADVCIVGGGYTGLWTAIQLKMSEPQLKIVLLEKDLCGSGASGRNGGCVLTLAPKYLTLKRLFGEAEAARIVRGSEEAVYAIRDFCEQYGIDAQLRLDGAIYTATNRAQQGCMQAVLDALEQQKINSWSPMAAPNVQQQTGSAKHIEGHFSPVAGSVQPALLVRGLARVAESMGVVIYEHTAMQSLDYGTIAKVNTSQGQVRAGKVVLALNAWMASQFRQFERSIAIVSSDMVITEPCPELITQLGLAHGASVCDSRIFVHYYRSTPDGRLMLGKGGNTFAFGGKMLAEFDQPSRYRAALRDSLQQFFPSLAKVKIADSWNGASDRSVTGLPFFGRLDQQENIFYGFGYSGNGVSTCYLGGQILASMVRGEQGGWGQCALVSGPLGYFPPEPIRWLGSLLVRNAIRRKENAEDHDKAPFWIDRFLARFAAAAGKSDK, from the coding sequence ATGAACAGCGCAGTCGATGCCGAGCAAAGTGAATTTCGCCCATGGTGGTTTGCCGAGGCTTTAAAAGGCGAAGCAGCGAGCCATCGGCCACCGCTGACAGGCAATGTCGATGCCGATGTCTGCATTGTCGGCGGCGGCTATACCGGCTTGTGGACGGCGATCCAGCTCAAAATGAGTGAGCCGCAGCTCAAAATTGTGCTGCTGGAAAAAGACCTATGCGGTAGTGGGGCATCGGGTCGCAACGGCGGTTGCGTGTTGACCTTGGCGCCCAAATATCTGACGTTAAAGCGCCTGTTTGGTGAGGCCGAGGCGGCGCGCATTGTGCGTGGCTCGGAAGAAGCGGTGTACGCCATACGTGATTTTTGTGAGCAATATGGCATTGACGCGCAATTGCGGCTCGACGGCGCCATTTACACCGCGACCAATCGCGCGCAGCAAGGTTGTATGCAAGCCGTGCTCGACGCCTTGGAGCAGCAGAAAATCAATAGCTGGAGCCCAATGGCTGCGCCCAATGTGCAGCAACAAACTGGCTCGGCCAAGCACATCGAAGGACATTTTTCGCCCGTAGCGGGGAGCGTACAACCGGCCTTGCTGGTGCGGGGCTTGGCGCGCGTGGCCGAGTCGATGGGCGTGGTGATTTACGAGCATACGGCCATGCAATCACTCGACTACGGCACGATCGCCAAGGTCAACACTTCGCAAGGCCAGGTACGGGCTGGCAAAGTGGTGTTGGCGCTCAATGCGTGGATGGCGAGTCAATTTCGCCAGTTTGAGCGATCCATCGCGATTGTGTCGTCTGATATGGTCATTACCGAGCCATGCCCTGAGCTGATCACGCAACTTGGCCTAGCTCACGGCGCATCGGTGTGCGACTCGCGCATTTTTGTGCACTACTATCGCAGCACACCCGATGGCCGCTTGATGCTGGGCAAGGGCGGCAATACCTTTGCTTTTGGCGGGAAAATGCTCGCCGAATTCGATCAGCCTAGCCGCTATCGGGCGGCTTTGCGCGATAGTCTGCAGCAGTTTTTCCCGTCGCTCGCCAAGGTCAAAATCGCCGACTCATGGAATGGTGCGTCCGATCGCTCGGTCACAGGGTTGCCTTTCTTTGGCCGCCTCGATCAGCAAGAAAATATCTTTTATGGCTTTGGCTATTCGGGCAATGGCGTGAGCACCTGCTATCTGGGTGGGCAAATTTTAGCCAGTATGGTGCGGGGTGAGCAGGGCGGTTGGGGGCAATGTGCATTAGTGAGTGGGCCGCTGGGTTATTTTCCGCCTGAGCCGATTCGCTGGCTGGGCAGCCTGCTGGTGCGTAATGCCATACGCCGCAAAGAAAACGCCGAAGACCATGATAAAGCGCCGTTCTGGATTGATCGATTTTTGGCACGCTTTGCCGCTGCGGCTGGGAAATCAGATAAATAA